In Danio aesculapii chromosome 8, fDanAes4.1, whole genome shotgun sequence, the genomic stretch TATACCCACTTTAATTTCACGCAAATTGATTAAGACTGATAGAATGTTAGATGCTAAGAAAGATAAATAGCACGATGGAGCAACAGACAGAATAACAGAACGAAAGACGGAAGCAAGATAAAGCAAGAAATGGAATGATAAAAGGAACCACTGGAAGGATGGAgcgaatgatagaacaatagatgtaaaacagaaatgtaaataaacaacacTCTATACCTGAGCAAAGATATCTTTTGCATCAAGAGATGGACTGGGCAAAACCAAAAGACAGAGGACAAGTCTCTTGAAGATGGACGTTGGTGGAAAAGTCTTGAGCACAGTACACCAGTATCGCTCAATTGAATGAGCTGAAGACATGTTTTCTTCTTCAACAAGCTGGTACTCCAAGAACTCATCGTTGAGTTTTGCAGAATCCTCAGGTTTGGAGCAGAAGCCAAATCGTATAGCTAGGTCAACTATATTCTTTCCTGTGACCTTTAATCGTCCGGCTGGACTAAGAAGCTGTGAAATAGCTCTTAAGACACTATCGCTCAAAGGGAGACTGGCAGCGATGGCGGTAGTAAGAGTTTTATAGATCGCCAAACATACATCATAAAATGTGTTAAGGGAATCTGCTAGTTCCTCTTCTCTGGCAGAAATGAAGTCTTCTAGCACACCCCCCAGACTGAGCTCAGATGCAGGAAGGCACAATGCTTTGTTCTCTAGGATGGCTGGGTCTTGTTCTTTCAGATAGCGTATGACCGCTTGAGGGCGGAGGAAGCTTGAGGCATATGAACGTAAAAGCCCACTTGCTTCTCTAAGGATCTCCACAAGATCAGCACGAACAGAGCTTTTGCTTTCCTGCAAGTGCTGCCCAAAGGCACGAAGTGGACCAAGAGCTTGATCAAGAAACATCAAGGTGAGCCTGATTTCAGGGTTCTCCAACTGTGAACAAATTTGCTTAACGTTGTCATTGTTTTCATCACAGGAAGAGAAGTATGATACCAAATCGCTCCACATTTCAAGCATCCTTTGGACAAGCACACAAAACTCCTCACAGTTTGAGAGGGGATTGCTGTGGACTTTTAGTCCATCAATACCTGCAAACAGCATCTTGAGGTTGTCGTTGCTGGTGGAACCAGTAGAGAAGTGTCTATAGATGTTGACAATAAACTCTTGGATCTGAATAGAGTGAGTCTGTAGGCCAGCACTGCAGGCAGTGTCAGGTATGCTGTAAAGTCCACCGAGGTCAATCACCTGTGGATTGAGCTCCCGGATCTGAGACACTACACTTTCTGAGGTCAGTTCATGGTCATTAATATAAACAGCTACCATGTTGCTTGCAGGAACTTCAAACTTTTTTAGGGTGCTAAATAAACCTCCTGATACAGAGCTAGCGGAGTCTTCAGGCTGAAAGACATCAAGGAAACGGATACAATATCTTGCTTGTTTTTCCTCAAAAAACCCAACAAGTACCACATGGCAGTTGGTCTTTTCTCCAGTCTTCACATCAAGTGGTACCTGCCCGTAAATGTAGATACAGTACGGGTTCAGCTTACAAGCAGAAACAATGTCGTTCGGATACTTTAGACCAAGGATGTATCTTGCACTGCGTTGGGAGACCCCGTTGATCCTTGAGGGTAAACTGGAAAGACAATGCGATTGAATAAAGAGCAGCATGGTTTCACTACATGAAATAGACTCTTCAATCTTCTTTCTCCCAGGTAAATTTGTTCTCCCTGTCTCATGTTTCTTATGATTTTGAGTCAGCTGGTGGCGCTTTAGATCATGAAAACCCGCAAGTAGGATGATATTGTAGTCACACGTTGTGCAGTAAGCATAGTTGTCCCCCATATCGCTAGCTCTGATCCATTTCAAGCTTCTTTGCCACTTAGGATCATAAGTTGCAGAACGCCTCCCTCCATTTAATTCCATGTCAGACTCTTCTCCTACTCTGCCtgtataaaaagaaaaacaaacggCTTTAGAGTTTGCATTTCACTGCCAAGCTGATTTCCCAGACCTAtgtatagtttaataaaataattaaattcaacactcactaaaaaaatatatatataacaataaaattttgaaaaaaaatgaaggCTTACCAGATTCATGTGATCTTGGAGACTTCATGACATCATCTACCTGTACAATTTCTTGACCATCACGAGCTTCATATGCATTGTACACCATCCCTTGCTTTACATTGGCATGGAAAAATTTCTTAAACCACTTCAAATAGGTGAAATTGGGTCTAAACTTCCCAGAGAGAAGCTCATTCACAGGAACTGGCTGAAAGAGgcataaaaaaattgtgaaaaatctaagtaaagtaaataagttGATTATTAACATACTTCTCAGATGTTCTAAGAAAAGAGCTGTATTTAAATATTCAGTGTACCATTTCTAATGCATTTGTGTCCACTAGGACCAAACAGGAtagcaacaacataaaaaattgtaAGTAAAGGTTTATACACACTGAATACGAAATTTTAGTCCATAAATTTCAGatgtaaaaaaatctattcaaACTCATGTTGTGTCAAacatattgacacactgcctccgaaacttttgactgcaacaaaaaaaatgtgaacCTGGTTAGATTTTTTACGCTTTTCGCATCCAAAAGgcactttgagaggtgttttaTCAGTTCTGAACTACTGTACaagtgaaaagctaaatacagaatgccgtcaTTTAAGctacagacaaacacagagcataaaataaagacagaatgtggcagacagttgagaacccctatgctggattcagtgactgatGCGCCACTCCTCTGCtcttgttttgtgtgtatgtatgtgtgtgcgtgtgtccaaacatttaaatgtattaaaattgctctgatttcctgaaataaactttgcatttcgggATAATCCAGCAGAGCTCTTTGATAATGAACTATACTCTCCTTCCTTtatgcagtattggatgaacacaatatgcagCTTATTCCTCTTTCATATTCTACTTTGGACAAGAGAGCAGAACAAATGATCACTGCTTTAAACGTTTAGCATTTTTTCGTAATGGATTCATTAATATGCATCGGACTCAagtgcaaggtttgtttacgtgaaaattttttacacaaatgaatacaaaaaaaaaacaaaaacgcacatgaaaatttcagattcagtgtgcaaagacctttagtgtaaaaaaaatgtaaatatgtttttttttttacttataacaatgttataacatccACAATTTTATATGCAACAAAGAGATTAATAAAACTCATTAGGGCGAATCTAACCTCTGTCACTTCTAAATCCCGGAAAGCTGCCTGAAGAAGACCATAGTTCTGCATAAAATCAGACCTCTTTTGCGACTCAAATTTTACTTTCTTCAAGTTGATGGTCCCTGGGAATAGCAGGTCTATAAGCTGGCAAAAACATGCACCTAAAAACAAGGCAAAACAGAATTATTTTCTCTTATTCATATTAGAGATTTCCTCAATATCTAGACAacagaataaaatgtaaacagtACCTGAACGACATTGCTCCACTTGAGTAAAATTAGTCTGTAGTGTTTTGTTGATCCAACCCAAAACCTCATAGCGACTCCACTTGTCATCAGGATTGTTAGGCTCCAGACTAACATTTGTAGCCATCTTCTGCTTTCATGGGGAAAAGAATCATGCATGTCAGCGATACCCAGGGACAATAAATCATAACCACAAACAAAGCAAGATCAGACAACTGACTTCTGTgtgcacaaaaacaaaactaaaacaaagacagaagaGACCATATGAACCAGCTCATAGTTATGGAAAAGATGTCAACTTTGCATCAACTTGTTGATGATTAGCATGCAATATAATCCTTTATTAATTTTAGCATATTTATTGCAAACATTTCAGCGGACATGCATTACAGCAGTAAAGACGTTTAAGATGGTGCCAAGTTTCTTATGATGAGATCAGACATTAGACCCAGGATAGAGATAGGGTATGATGGTAAAAATGACACTGAATCCACTTTTTATCATGCTGATTGAGAATTGAAGTTACTCTTATGTGATTGGTAATCTCAAAAACATGTGaagtatattaaattatattattgtgcAAAGCATGTGAGACACATATTGCAATGTTATGTTTACTGAAGTACTGTTTCACTGTATTCTGGAGTAGACCAACTAGATTATATTATGCCAACTACCAACCCGATTGTATGATAAAGAAACACTGGTATGTATGTGTtagcatattttgattttaaagcCACAATGTTTACTTATCGCCGACCTGATTTCACCATGTAGGACGTTCCTGGATTTACatctacagtgtaaaaaaatgcagggttccacacaatccagtcatcttgtcccaacacaaaccgattaagttaacttaacacttttaacaaatttatgtggattgaacattaaaaaattaagttgtcccaatgaaatctcaagaattgtgttgtttcagcttattttaaataagtagtctgaacgaGCAAGAAAAAATATTTGAGTGTATgtaaacaacattccaatcagcaaaacaaattaagggatatgtttaccgttTGTGTCAAGTTTAGGCTTACAGATTTCTGTAGACtgttctacatgattgttatccaactattattcccctctgattttggaaattatgtacagttatggttgggtttaggggttgggaataaatatgcattacatattcgaacaaaaattatgttctagGATCAACATAGACGTTAATCAGgaacttggcaaaatcatgacgtgctttACTGACGGTTAGTTTTCCGAAGAGTAACTAGCAGACTGCATTTCCTCGAAACTAAAAAGACTACAGCCTCATTCTCGCGTCAGTGTTGAGTTAAACAACTCCTCCCCAAGTCACGAAAATCTCGCGGGGTAATTTTTGCCGCGAATGAGGCACACTTAAAAAATAGCTTTCACTTTTACAGGTTTCAACGGTGTCGACAAATTGATACACAATACACTTCAGGCTGCTAACGACACCTAAAGTAACGTTAAAAGCTTGAAGTCTACACGTGATATAAAACATATAGCATACATTTAGCCTTTAGCGCTTGGTATATTTGTGGGATGACATAATAAAATTGTAGTGGCAAATAACATGCGATTATTTTAGAATCTTATCAGCGATCTTTGTCTTTGTAACGTTTTCGAAACAATTGGTAAACGCTAACGAAGCTGGAATCTTTATTTGCATTGTATAGTTCTAACTTTGCAAGTACGTTCAACCTAACGAGGTAAACAGCTCACATGCGGTGCATAACATATTAGTAAATAATGGCAATTCAGACGGTAAACACTTTTTTCATAAATCAGATCTTTGTTCTCGTTGTATTAAGACCGGTTGCCTTTGTCAGTATGTCTTTGTGTAGCTGCAATGGTCGCTTGCAAAACAGCGAAATTGTATAACGTTAGGACCATGCAACATACAGATGAGTGCTTTCTAGTGCAGCACAATCCTAagtctttacataaaattacaaaTTGAAAAGTGTTTTTAGTAATATATGTCCTACCTTATTTGTACCTTGGTCCCGGAGACCTCGCTACTCCCCAGCCTAGAAGGTAATCCCAAATCTACCCAGTGCCTTCCCCCAACACATGCATTGTGCTGACAAGGATTGGCCTGTAGTAGAACCCGAAGTGGGAGGTACTAACGTGAGTGCACTAGCTACCGGCTTAAATTTCACGAAGGAAATAGCTCCACGTTTTTTTTCTTGACGAAAAGTTTAAATACTTTTCACATTGAGATAAAGATAAGATCAAAAGCTTTACcctatttatttgaattttgttttgtacgtAAACCACATACTGTAGGCCACTTCAATGCAAATCGCCATTCTGTTTCTAGTTATCGCTCAGTTAAAGTTATAACGTTACCCGTTTAGTGTTTTAGCCTACTGTGTTCAGTTAAATTGAAACTGTCGAAACGTATTCTGAATATTTAAATTCGGTAAAAAAAATTAACGCAGGGTAAATAAACGGACTACAATTATGACGGTTAGTGTGATGTTAGCTCGTTTGAGCAATCCTTCAATTAGCAAAGAACGACATTACACAATTGTGACCTCATCTTAAATAAACTGCCGACCTTTTCCGAGAGGATTAAATGATAAGCGTGGAGGCGCGTAGAAAATCGCCAATGAAAGCCACGTGGCGGGCACGCGCGTGGCTCCAGTTAAAGTGCTgacattaaaatataatgattAAATAGTTTACCATTCTggttttagatatttaaatatttactcaGTGGTCAAACCAGAAGGCGTTTCTACCGTTAAACGCACATGTAGCCTACGTCCGCCAAGCTAACATAAAGCCTGAGTATTCTATATAGCTACAGTAGTAAACAATGAGAAGTTCAGTGATACTGAAATGGCGGGCGGTGCATCGTGCGTTGAGTGTGTGTTAATATGGCGCCAGAATCAGGAAGAGGCTATTTTTCACCACCAAAAATGGCAGGGTAATTTGAATTGGTTTCTTTTTAGTTACTAGGAAACGAGTCGTTTGAAGAGCTTTAAAACTGCGATTTATTACTGATTGGTCAATTTTAGCTTGCTTTAAGCAACAAAAAATTAAGATGTAGCCAAagtttgtaaataatttattcaagAGCTGTTAGCGACCAAAATGGTTAGCCTACATTCAATCATACATACTGATTCATTTACAGTTACTATTGCAATCAGATTACAGCAGCAAAAGACTTTTGTAGAAATAGTAGCATATAGGCTACCTAAAGTAATaaaattcattcatgcattctaATTAGATGTCAAATtaaaatcaggggtcgccacagcagaatgaaccgccaacttatccagcatatgttttatgcagtggatgcccttacagttgcaacacaacactggaaaacacccatctCCGTTTAAtggacacatttctaaacataatagttttaataactctttgccatgatgacagtaaata encodes the following:
- the dnmt3ba gene encoding DNA (cytosine-5-)-methyltransferase 3 beta, duplicate a isoform X5, whose translation is MATNVSLEPNNPDDKWSRYEVLGWINKTLQTNFTQVEQCRSGACFCQLIDLLFPGTINLKKVKFESQKRSDFMQNYGLLQAAFRDLEVTEPVPVNELLSGKFRPNFTYLKWFKKFFHANVKQGMVYNAYEARDGQEIVQVDDVMKSPRSHESGRVGEESDMELNGGRRSATYDPKWQRSLKWIRASDMGDNYAYCTTCDYNIILLAGFHDLKRHQLTQNHKKHETGRTNLPGRKKIEESISCSETMLLFIQSHCLSSLPSRINGVSQRSARYILGLKYPNDIVSACKLNPYCIYIYGQVPLDVKTGEKTNCHVVLVGFFEEKQARYCIRFLDVFQPEDSASSVSGGLFSTLKKFEVPASNMVAVYINDHELTSESVVSQIRELNPQVIDLGGLYSIPDTACSAGLQTHSIQIQEFIVNIYRHFSTGSTSNDNLKMLFAGIDGLKVHSNPLSNCEEFCVLVQRMLEMWSDLVSYFSSCDENNDNVKQICSQLENPEIRLTLMFLDQALGPLRAFGQHLQESKSSVRADLVEILREASGLLRSYASSFLRPQAVIRYLKEQDPAILENKALCLPASELSLGGVLEDFISAREEELADSLNTFYDVCLAIYKTLTTAIAASLPLSDSVLRAISQLLSPAGRLKVTGKNIVDLAIRFGFCSKPEDSAKLNDEFLEYQLVEEENMSSAHSIERYWCTVLKTFPPTSIFKRLVLCLLVLPSPSLDAKDIFAQAIESGDADQLDDSSSESDRDMAKELDSNDDNSLDNSELQISPIKNGIMKKSRRSTSEVNLKKDGVKSDGTLTSNTLKEVKNDAHLSSSTPSPRRGKRDQAYNDGKGFAVGELVWGKVKDFSLWPGLVVAWKGRIVPVSMRRVEWFGDGMFSEIHTDGLLPFGAFSKNFCSKSYEGLPTYKNAIFQILELAAERSGKLFPPSEKKGEEVKAMMDWALGGFQPMGADGFLPAADSSTSNKTESDSSVSDYQPPAKRKYVLKNRPLTQECTRDQMVLEVTSKGRKIEDFCLSCGSSNTEIFHPLFKGSLCIKCKENFTETLYRYDDDGYQSYCTVCCAGLEVILCGNASCCRCFCKDCLNVLVGPGTFDKLKEVDPWSCYVCLPSKCYGVLKLRTDWSVRVQEFFANNSALEFEPHRVYPSIPAHKRRPIKVLSLFDGIATGYLVLKDLGFKLERYIASEICEDSIAVGMVKHEGKIEYVKDVRTITRKHLAEWGPFDLLIGGSPCNDLSMVNPARKGLFEGTGRLFFEYYRMLTMMRPKEDDDRPFFWLFENVVAMSAHDKADICRFLECNPVMIDAVKVSPAHRARYFWGNLPGMNRPVATSLTDNVDLQDCLESGRTAMFSKVRTITTKSNSIKQGKTGPLPVTMNGKEDYLWCTEMEKIFGFPKHYTDVNNMGRGQRQKVLGRSWSVPVIRHLFAPLKDYFACE
- the dnmt3ba gene encoding DNA (cytosine-5-)-methyltransferase 3 beta, duplicate a isoform X4; the encoded protein is MATNVSLEPNNPDDKWSRYEVLGWINKTLQTNFTQVEQCRSGACFCQLIDLLFPGTINLKKVKFESQKRSDFMQNYGLLQAAFRDLEVTEPVPVNELLSGKFRPNFTYLKWFKKFFHANVKQGMVYNAYEARDGQEIVQVDDVMKSPRSHESGRVGEESDMELNGGRRSATYDPKWQRSLKWIRASDMGDNYAYCTTCDYNIILLAGFHDLKRHQLTQNHKKHETGRTNLPGRKKIEESISCSETMLLFIQSHCLSSLPSRINGVSQRSARYILGLKYPNDIVSACKLNPYCIYIYGQVPLDVKTGEKTNCHVVLVGFFEEKQARYCIRFLDVFQPEDSASSVSGGLFSTLKKFEVPASNMVAVYINDHELTSESVVSQIRELNPQVIDLGGLYSIPDTACSAGLQTHSIQIQEFIVNIYRHFSTGSTSNDNLKMLFAGIDGLKVHSNPLSNCEEFCVLVQRMLEMWSDLVSYFSSCDENNDNVKQICSQLENPEIRLTLMFLDQALGPLRAFGQHLQESKSSVRADLVEILREASGLLRSYASSFLRPQAVIRYLKEQDPAILENKALCLPASELSLGGVLEDFISAREEELADSLNTFYDVCLAIYKTLTTAIAASLPLSDSVLRAISQLLSPAGRLKVTGKNIVDLAIRFGFCSKPEDSAKLNDEFLEYQLVEEENMSSAHSIERYWCTVLKTFPPTSIFKRLVLCLLVLPSPSLDAKDIFAQAIESGDADQLDDSSSESDRDMAKELDSNDDNSLDNSELQISPIKNGIMKKSRRSTSETVQHSNAVKPCVVQLEKITSQREVNLKKDGVKSDGTLTSNTLKEDSVRGIHGWESSLRQKPQARSVFQAGAGTWSKPAIQDMDRKPEAVKNDAHLSSSTPSPRRGKRDQAYNDGKGFAVGELVWGKVKDFSLWPGLVVAWKGRIVPVSMRRVEWFGDGMFSEIHTDGLLPFGAFSKNFCSKSYEGLPTYKNAIFQILELAAERSGKLFPPSEKKGEEVKAMMDWALGGFQPMGADGFLPAADSSTSNKTESDSSVSDYQPPAKRKYVLKNRPLTQECTRDQMVLEVTSKGRKIEDFCLSCGSSNTEIFHPLFKGSLCIKCKENFTETLYRYDDDGYQSYCTVCCAGLEVILCGNASCCRCFCKDCLNVLVGPGTFDKLKEVDPWSCYVCLPSKCYGVLKLRTDWSVRVQEFFANNSALEFEPHRVYPSIPAHKRRPIKVLSLFDGIATGYLVLKDLGFKLERYIASEICEDSIAVGMVKHEGKIEYVKDVRTITRKHLAEWGPFDLLIGGSPCNDLSMVNPARKGLFEGTGRLFFEYYRMLTMMRPKEDDDRPFFWLFENVVAMSAHDKADICRFLECNPVMIDAVKVSPAHRARYFWGNLPGMNRPVATSLTDNVDLQDCLESGRTAMFSKVRTITTKSNSIKQGKTGPLPVTMNGKEDYLWCTEMEK